The following proteins come from a genomic window of Coffea arabica cultivar ET-39 chromosome 11c, Coffea Arabica ET-39 HiFi, whole genome shotgun sequence:
- the LOC113716794 gene encoding protein TIFY 6B isoform X4: MERDFLGLNLKDSVIVVKEEAVEGFKDSGLVRSSGVPWPLSNKVSALAPFVPFKTSHDEKMPKVNSDHLASSGYMVMSSADAFDIKRQSGEAQNLAGASLKQQFIGGVPVAAPCSFVASSSFVAGTTEPCTKASGGAAQLTIFYGGTMNVFDDITPEKAQAVMLLAGNACNMAQTRLPVQPPASKFASGDAAFVNQTIHPQSSSALSSPISVSSHPVGQSGVGSSNNDELKVSKTAGMSTNLVNKVEPLNMVASLGPVTSTTMIPSAVPQARKASLARFLEKRKERALNSSPYNPNKKSAGCSIPDSIIAGSPAASIAGSSLLSTSNEMP; this comes from the exons ATGGAGAGAGACTTCTTGGGATTGAATTTAAAGGACTCTGTTATTGTTGTCAAGGAAGAAGCTGTTGAAGGCTTCAAGGACTCTG GGTTGGTCAGAAGTTCCGGAGTTCCATGGCCATTATCAAACAAGGTGTCTGCCCTTGCTCCTTTCGTGCCCTTTAAAACTTCCCATGATGAGAAGATGCCAAAAGTCAATTCTGATCACCTTGCATCTTCTGGGTATATGGTAATGTCTTCTGCCGATGCTTTTGATATCAAACGACAATCTGGTGAAGCTCAG AACTTGGCTGGTGCTAGTTTAAAGCAGCAGTTCATTGGAGGTGTGCCTGTTGCAGCTCCTTGTTCATTTGTTGCTTCTAGTAGTTTTGTGGCAGGGACAACTGAACCATG TACCAAGGCTTCTGGGGGTGCTGCTCAGTTAACTATTTTTTATGGAGGGACAATGAATGTCTTTGATGATATCACTCCTGAGAAG GCTCAGGCTGTAATGCTTTTGGCCGGAAATGCATGTAACATGGCACAAACAAGGCTTCCAGTTCAGCCACCTGCCTCCAAGTTTGCAAGCGGAGATGCTGCTTTTGTGAACCAAACCATACACCCACAATCTAGCTCTGCCCTTTCAAGCCCAATTTCTGTTTCTTCCCATCCGGTTGGCCAGTCAGGTGTTGGTTCTAGTAACAATGATGAATTGAAGGTTTCTAAAACTGCAGGCATGTCAACAAATCTTGTGAACAAAGTGGAACCTTTAAATATGGTGGCTTCACTTGGACCTGTTACTTCCACAACCATGATTCCATCAG CTGTTCCACAGGCTCGTAAAGCATCCTTGGCTCGGTTTTTGGAGAAGCGTAAGGAAAG GGCACTGAACTCATCACCATACAATCCCAATAAAAAATCTGCTGGCTGTAGCATCCCAGATTCCATCATCGCCGGTTCCCCTGCAGCCTCCATTGCTGGCTCTAGCTTGCTGTCTACCAGCAATGAGATGCCATGA
- the LOC113716794 gene encoding protein TIFY 6B isoform X2, translating into MERDFLGLNLKDSVIVVKEEAVEGFKDSGLVRSSGVPWPLSNKVSALAPFVPFKTSHDEKMPKVNSDHLASSGYMVMSSADAFDIKRQSGEAQNIHHVHLTHDAKMLPICMSNPFLKTHFAGAGQNLAGASLKQQFIGGVPVAAPCSFVASSSFVAGTTEPCTKASGGAAQLTIFYGGTMNVFDDITPEKAQAVMLLAGNACNMAQTRLPVQPPASKFASGDAAFVNQTIHPQSSSALSSPISVSSHPVGQSGVGSSNNDELKVSKTAGMSTNLVNKVEPLNMVASLGPVTSTTMIPSAVPQARKASLARFLEKRKERALNSSPYNPNKKSAGCSIPDSIIAGSPAASIAGSSLLSTSNEMP; encoded by the exons ATGGAGAGAGACTTCTTGGGATTGAATTTAAAGGACTCTGTTATTGTTGTCAAGGAAGAAGCTGTTGAAGGCTTCAAGGACTCTG GGTTGGTCAGAAGTTCCGGAGTTCCATGGCCATTATCAAACAAGGTGTCTGCCCTTGCTCCTTTCGTGCCCTTTAAAACTTCCCATGATGAGAAGATGCCAAAAGTCAATTCTGATCACCTTGCATCTTCTGGGTATATGGTAATGTCTTCTGCCGATGCTTTTGATATCAAACGACAATCTGGTGAAGCTCAG AACATCCATCATGTGCATCTTACTCATGATGCTAAGATGCTTCCAATTTGCATGAGCAACCCTTTCCTGAAGACTCATTTTGCTGGTGCTGGTCAGAACTTGGCTGGTGCTAGTTTAAAGCAGCAGTTCATTGGAGGTGTGCCTGTTGCAGCTCCTTGTTCATTTGTTGCTTCTAGTAGTTTTGTGGCAGGGACAACTGAACCATG TACCAAGGCTTCTGGGGGTGCTGCTCAGTTAACTATTTTTTATGGAGGGACAATGAATGTCTTTGATGATATCACTCCTGAGAAG GCTCAGGCTGTAATGCTTTTGGCCGGAAATGCATGTAACATGGCACAAACAAGGCTTCCAGTTCAGCCACCTGCCTCCAAGTTTGCAAGCGGAGATGCTGCTTTTGTGAACCAAACCATACACCCACAATCTAGCTCTGCCCTTTCAAGCCCAATTTCTGTTTCTTCCCATCCGGTTGGCCAGTCAGGTGTTGGTTCTAGTAACAATGATGAATTGAAGGTTTCTAAAACTGCAGGCATGTCAACAAATCTTGTGAACAAAGTGGAACCTTTAAATATGGTGGCTTCACTTGGACCTGTTACTTCCACAACCATGATTCCATCAG CTGTTCCACAGGCTCGTAAAGCATCCTTGGCTCGGTTTTTGGAGAAGCGTAAGGAAAG GGCACTGAACTCATCACCATACAATCCCAATAAAAAATCTGCTGGCTGTAGCATCCCAGATTCCATCATCGCCGGTTCCCCTGCAGCCTCCATTGCTGGCTCTAGCTTGCTGTCTACCAGCAATGAGATGCCATGA
- the LOC113716794 gene encoding protein TIFY 6B isoform X5, with the protein MERDFLGLNLKDSVIVVKEEAVEGFKDSGLVRSSGVPWPLSNKVSALAPFVPFKTSHDEKMPKVNSDHLASSGYMVMSSADAFDIKRQSGEAQNIHHVHLTHDAKMLPICMSNPFLKTHFAGAGQNLAGASLKQQFIGGVPVAAPCSFVASSSFVAGTTEPWFSTKASGGAAQLTIFYGGTMNVFDDITPEKAQAVMLLAGNACNMAQTRLPVQPPASKFASGDAAFVNQTIHPQSSSALSSPISVSSHPVGQSGVGSSNNDELKVSKTAGMSTNLVNKVEPLNMVASLGPVTSTTMIPSGFVCSCSTGS; encoded by the exons ATGGAGAGAGACTTCTTGGGATTGAATTTAAAGGACTCTGTTATTGTTGTCAAGGAAGAAGCTGTTGAAGGCTTCAAGGACTCTG GGTTGGTCAGAAGTTCCGGAGTTCCATGGCCATTATCAAACAAGGTGTCTGCCCTTGCTCCTTTCGTGCCCTTTAAAACTTCCCATGATGAGAAGATGCCAAAAGTCAATTCTGATCACCTTGCATCTTCTGGGTATATGGTAATGTCTTCTGCCGATGCTTTTGATATCAAACGACAATCTGGTGAAGCTCAG AACATCCATCATGTGCATCTTACTCATGATGCTAAGATGCTTCCAATTTGCATGAGCAACCCTTTCCTGAAGACTCATTTTGCTGGTGCTGGTCAGAACTTGGCTGGTGCTAGTTTAAAGCAGCAGTTCATTGGAGGTGTGCCTGTTGCAGCTCCTTGTTCATTTGTTGCTTCTAGTAGTTTTGTGGCAGGGACAACTGAACCATG GTTCAGTACCAAGGCTTCTGGGGGTGCTGCTCAGTTAACTATTTTTTATGGAGGGACAATGAATGTCTTTGATGATATCACTCCTGAGAAG GCTCAGGCTGTAATGCTTTTGGCCGGAAATGCATGTAACATGGCACAAACAAGGCTTCCAGTTCAGCCACCTGCCTCCAAGTTTGCAAGCGGAGATGCTGCTTTTGTGAACCAAACCATACACCCACAATCTAGCTCTGCCCTTTCAAGCCCAATTTCTGTTTCTTCCCATCCGGTTGGCCAGTCAGGTGTTGGTTCTAGTAACAATGATGAATTGAAGGTTTCTAAAACTGCAGGCATGTCAACAAATCTTGTGAACAAAGTGGAACCTTTAAATATGGTGGCTTCACTTGGACCTGTTACTTCCACAACCATGATTCCATCAG GTTTTGTGTGCAGCTGTTCCACAGGCTCGTAA
- the LOC113716794 gene encoding protein TIFY 6B isoform X1, which translates to MERDFLGLNLKDSVIVVKEEAVEGFKDSGLVRSSGVPWPLSNKVSALAPFVPFKTSHDEKMPKVNSDHLASSGYMVMSSADAFDIKRQSGEAQNIHHVHLTHDAKMLPICMSNPFLKTHFAGAGQNLAGASLKQQFIGGVPVAAPCSFVASSSFVAGTTEPWFSTKASGGAAQLTIFYGGTMNVFDDITPEKAQAVMLLAGNACNMAQTRLPVQPPASKFASGDAAFVNQTIHPQSSSALSSPISVSSHPVGQSGVGSSNNDELKVSKTAGMSTNLVNKVEPLNMVASLGPVTSTTMIPSAVPQARKASLARFLEKRKERALNSSPYNPNKKSAGCSIPDSIIAGSPAASIAGSSLLSTSNEMP; encoded by the exons ATGGAGAGAGACTTCTTGGGATTGAATTTAAAGGACTCTGTTATTGTTGTCAAGGAAGAAGCTGTTGAAGGCTTCAAGGACTCTG GGTTGGTCAGAAGTTCCGGAGTTCCATGGCCATTATCAAACAAGGTGTCTGCCCTTGCTCCTTTCGTGCCCTTTAAAACTTCCCATGATGAGAAGATGCCAAAAGTCAATTCTGATCACCTTGCATCTTCTGGGTATATGGTAATGTCTTCTGCCGATGCTTTTGATATCAAACGACAATCTGGTGAAGCTCAG AACATCCATCATGTGCATCTTACTCATGATGCTAAGATGCTTCCAATTTGCATGAGCAACCCTTTCCTGAAGACTCATTTTGCTGGTGCTGGTCAGAACTTGGCTGGTGCTAGTTTAAAGCAGCAGTTCATTGGAGGTGTGCCTGTTGCAGCTCCTTGTTCATTTGTTGCTTCTAGTAGTTTTGTGGCAGGGACAACTGAACCATG GTTCAGTACCAAGGCTTCTGGGGGTGCTGCTCAGTTAACTATTTTTTATGGAGGGACAATGAATGTCTTTGATGATATCACTCCTGAGAAG GCTCAGGCTGTAATGCTTTTGGCCGGAAATGCATGTAACATGGCACAAACAAGGCTTCCAGTTCAGCCACCTGCCTCCAAGTTTGCAAGCGGAGATGCTGCTTTTGTGAACCAAACCATACACCCACAATCTAGCTCTGCCCTTTCAAGCCCAATTTCTGTTTCTTCCCATCCGGTTGGCCAGTCAGGTGTTGGTTCTAGTAACAATGATGAATTGAAGGTTTCTAAAACTGCAGGCATGTCAACAAATCTTGTGAACAAAGTGGAACCTTTAAATATGGTGGCTTCACTTGGACCTGTTACTTCCACAACCATGATTCCATCAG CTGTTCCACAGGCTCGTAAAGCATCCTTGGCTCGGTTTTTGGAGAAGCGTAAGGAAAG GGCACTGAACTCATCACCATACAATCCCAATAAAAAATCTGCTGGCTGTAGCATCCCAGATTCCATCATCGCCGGTTCCCCTGCAGCCTCCATTGCTGGCTCTAGCTTGCTGTCTACCAGCAATGAGATGCCATGA
- the LOC113716794 gene encoding protein TIFY 6B isoform X3, whose amino-acid sequence MERDFLGLNLKDSVIVVKEEAVEGFKDSGLVRSSGVPWPLSNKVSALAPFVPFKTSHDEKMPKVNSDHLASSGYMVMSSADAFDIKRQSGEAQNLAGASLKQQFIGGVPVAAPCSFVASSSFVAGTTEPWFSTKASGGAAQLTIFYGGTMNVFDDITPEKAQAVMLLAGNACNMAQTRLPVQPPASKFASGDAAFVNQTIHPQSSSALSSPISVSSHPVGQSGVGSSNNDELKVSKTAGMSTNLVNKVEPLNMVASLGPVTSTTMIPSAVPQARKASLARFLEKRKERALNSSPYNPNKKSAGCSIPDSIIAGSPAASIAGSSLLSTSNEMP is encoded by the exons ATGGAGAGAGACTTCTTGGGATTGAATTTAAAGGACTCTGTTATTGTTGTCAAGGAAGAAGCTGTTGAAGGCTTCAAGGACTCTG GGTTGGTCAGAAGTTCCGGAGTTCCATGGCCATTATCAAACAAGGTGTCTGCCCTTGCTCCTTTCGTGCCCTTTAAAACTTCCCATGATGAGAAGATGCCAAAAGTCAATTCTGATCACCTTGCATCTTCTGGGTATATGGTAATGTCTTCTGCCGATGCTTTTGATATCAAACGACAATCTGGTGAAGCTCAG AACTTGGCTGGTGCTAGTTTAAAGCAGCAGTTCATTGGAGGTGTGCCTGTTGCAGCTCCTTGTTCATTTGTTGCTTCTAGTAGTTTTGTGGCAGGGACAACTGAACCATG GTTCAGTACCAAGGCTTCTGGGGGTGCTGCTCAGTTAACTATTTTTTATGGAGGGACAATGAATGTCTTTGATGATATCACTCCTGAGAAG GCTCAGGCTGTAATGCTTTTGGCCGGAAATGCATGTAACATGGCACAAACAAGGCTTCCAGTTCAGCCACCTGCCTCCAAGTTTGCAAGCGGAGATGCTGCTTTTGTGAACCAAACCATACACCCACAATCTAGCTCTGCCCTTTCAAGCCCAATTTCTGTTTCTTCCCATCCGGTTGGCCAGTCAGGTGTTGGTTCTAGTAACAATGATGAATTGAAGGTTTCTAAAACTGCAGGCATGTCAACAAATCTTGTGAACAAAGTGGAACCTTTAAATATGGTGGCTTCACTTGGACCTGTTACTTCCACAACCATGATTCCATCAG CTGTTCCACAGGCTCGTAAAGCATCCTTGGCTCGGTTTTTGGAGAAGCGTAAGGAAAG GGCACTGAACTCATCACCATACAATCCCAATAAAAAATCTGCTGGCTGTAGCATCCCAGATTCCATCATCGCCGGTTCCCCTGCAGCCTCCATTGCTGGCTCTAGCTTGCTGTCTACCAGCAATGAGATGCCATGA